In one window of Fusobacterium mortiferum ATCC 9817 DNA:
- a CDS encoding DgaE family pyridoxal phosphate-dependent ammonia lyase, translating to MNIYEKIGLKRVINGSGKMTALGVSKVSDTVVETMREAGQNFVVIDDLIDRVGEIISKVTGGEDTCVTSSASAGIALTVAGLITGKNIDLVEKMPNSVGLKNKVIIQKGHSVNFGAPIPTMVRLGGGVPVEVGYSNEVRTEHVEEAIDENTVALLYVKSHHSVQKGMLSIEEMAEIAHKYSLPLVIDAAAEEDIQKYLKMGGDLVIYSGAKALCGPASGFVTGKKEYIEAIKLQYKGIGRAMKIGKMCMMGLMKAVEEYSKRDEKAIIDEQLRLANLLIDELKDEKKVITSIVQDEAGREIYRVQLKLNEKLVSMSGKEFMKYLREGEVEIHVRKHYANLGIVNVDMRALTDDDVKYIAKRVKEILK from the coding sequence ATGAATATCTATGAAAAAATAGGTTTGAAGAGAGTAATTAATGGTAGTGGAAAAATGACAGCTCTAGGTGTATCGAAAGTAAGTGATACAGTTGTAGAAACAATGAGAGAAGCTGGACAAAATTTTGTTGTGATAGATGATTTAATAGATAGAGTTGGAGAAATTATATCTAAAGTTACTGGTGGAGAAGATACTTGTGTAACTTCAAGTGCATCAGCTGGGATAGCTTTAACAGTAGCGGGATTAATTACTGGAAAAAATATAGATTTAGTTGAGAAGATGCCAAATAGTGTTGGATTAAAAAACAAAGTTATAATTCAAAAGGGACACTCTGTAAATTTTGGGGCACCAATACCTACAATGGTAAGATTGGGTGGAGGAGTTCCAGTAGAAGTAGGATATAGTAATGAGGTAAGAACAGAACATGTAGAGGAAGCAATAGATGAAAATACAGTAGCTTTACTATATGTAAAATCTCATCACTCTGTTCAAAAGGGAATGTTATCAATAGAAGAAATGGCTGAAATAGCTCATAAATACTCTTTACCTCTAGTAATAGATGCAGCAGCAGAAGAAGATATACAAAAATATTTAAAAATGGGTGGAGATTTAGTAATTTATTCTGGTGCTAAAGCTCTTTGTGGGCCAGCTTCTGGATTTGTAACAGGAAAAAAAGAGTATATAGAAGCGATAAAGTTACAATACAAAGGTATTGGAAGAGCAATGAAAATAGGCAAGATGTGCATGATGGGACTGATGAAAGCAGTAGAAGAGTATTCAAAAAGAGATGAAAAAGCAATTATTGATGAACAATTAAGATTAGCGAATCTTTTAATAGATGAGTTAAAAGATGAGAAAAAAGTAATTACTTCAATAGTGCAAGATGAAGCAGGAAGAGAAATATATAGAGTTCAATTAAAATTAAATGAAAAATTAGTAAGTATGAGTGGAAAAGAGTTTATGAAATATCTTCGTGAAGGAGAAGTAGAGATTCATGTAAGAAAACATTATGCTAACTTGGGAATTGTAAATGTGGATATGAGAGCCTTAACAGATGATGATGTAAAATATATTGCAAAAAGAGTAAAAGAGATATTAAAGTAA
- a CDS encoding HAD family hydrolase — protein MNLKLIIFDMDGVILDSERVANLAWFEVSKKYNLGLTLESLREIKGGTTTRTKGILSERVGVELAEKIMKEKREIQLDIIKNEGGIKLKKGVVELLEYIKEKKLKCAVATSTSRESAKKQLKETGVYDYFDTLVFGDEVENGKPAPDIFLKACEKFEINPKEAFVIEDSVLGATAANRAGIKCFVVEDTIKFTEEENKLAYKKFKNLLEVKEYLNQ, from the coding sequence ATGAATTTAAAATTAATAATATTTGATATGGATGGAGTAATTTTAGATAGTGAAAGAGTTGCTAATTTAGCTTGGTTTGAAGTGAGTAAAAAATATAATTTAGGATTGACATTAGAAAGTTTAAGAGAGATAAAAGGCGGAACTACAACTAGAACAAAAGGGATATTATCTGAGAGAGTTGGAGTAGAATTAGCAGAGAAAATAATGAAAGAAAAAAGAGAGATACAGCTAGATATTATAAAAAATGAAGGAGGAATAAAATTAAAAAAAGGAGTTGTAGAACTTTTAGAATACATAAAAGAAAAGAAATTAAAATGTGCAGTAGCAACTTCAACAAGTAGAGAGAGTGCTAAAAAACAATTAAAAGAAACAGGAGTATATGATTATTTTGATACATTGGTTTTTGGAGATGAAGTAGAAAACGGGAAGCCAGCACCAGATATATTTTTAAAAGCCTGTGAAAAGTTTGAAATAAATCCTAAAGAAGCTTTTGTTATTGAAGATTCAGTATTAGGAGCTACAGCAGCTAATAGAGCTGGAATAAAATGTTTTGTAGTAGAAGATACCATAAAATTTACTGAAGAAGAAAATAAATTGGCTTATAAAAAATTTAAAAATTTATTAGAAGTTAAAGAGTATTTAAATCAATAG
- a CDS encoding PRD domain-containing protein — MEALLKDVQQRLKMSDEEFESYNMDVEHTEKILKEENIEFQPDFKLVFFSHMVSLAKRLKENIPLDCGDDCPEDEVDKEAIRVSERIIIPLAKKYSVELNRMEIVLAGIQLQLAMEMQKENN, encoded by the coding sequence GTGGAAGCACTATTAAAAGATGTACAGCAAAGATTAAAAATGTCAGATGAGGAATTTGAAAGCTATAATATGGATGTGGAGCATACAGAAAAAATATTAAAAGAAGAAAATATAGAGTTTCAACCAGATTTTAAATTAGTTTTCTTTTCTCATATGGTAAGTTTAGCAAAAAGATTAAAGGAAAATATTCCTTTAGATTGTGGAGATGATTGTCCAGAGGATGAAGTAGACAAAGAAGCAATTAGAGTTTCAGAAAGAATAATTATTCCATTAGCAAAAAAATATTCAGTAGAGTTAAATAGAATGGAGATAGTTTTAGCTGGTATTCAGTTACAATTAGCAATGGAAATGCAAAAAGAAAATAATTAG
- the dagF gene encoding 2-dehydro-3-deoxy-phosphogluconate aldolase: protein MRTKIKFYKDKLAVNFLAKDKENGKEVYEAIDGYTAVGVLSKQFDSVEEGIKYVKDFQKEVPVVSVGLGSGDPAQFQKAALIAAATNPGHVNQVFTGAGYAAGAMKALNADETAINVLMSPTGIVGKVKISTGELSSKEKDAIVDVDTAMAMLLDMKAHAVKFFPMGGLKSIEELKAVAEACVRHGVPMLEPTGGITLDNFKEITKVCLDAGVNKVMPHIYNAVIDSETGKTKVEDVRKVYEMMKELLD, encoded by the coding sequence ATGAGAACAAAGATTAAATTTTATAAAGATAAATTAGCAGTAAATTTTCTAGCTAAAGATAAGGAAAATGGAAAAGAGGTATATGAAGCAATAGATGGATATACTGCTGTAGGAGTATTATCAAAACAATTTGATAGTGTAGAAGAAGGAATAAAATATGTCAAAGATTTCCAAAAAGAAGTACCTGTTGTATCTGTAGGATTAGGTTCAGGAGATCCTGCTCAATTTCAAAAAGCAGCTCTTATAGCAGCAGCAACTAATCCAGGACATGTAAATCAAGTATTTACAGGAGCGGGATATGCAGCAGGAGCAATGAAAGCTTTAAATGCAGATGAGACAGCAATAAATGTATTGATGAGCCCAACTGGAATAGTAGGGAAAGTAAAAATTTCAACTGGAGAGTTAAGTTCAAAAGAAAAAGATGCAATAGTAGATGTAGATACAGCAATGGCAATGTTATTGGATATGAAAGCCCATGCAGTAAAATTTTTTCCAATGGGTGGATTAAAATCAATAGAGGAATTAAAAGCAGTGGCTGAAGCTTGTGTAAGACATGGAGTTCCAATGTTAGAACCAACTGGAGGAATAACATTAGATAATTTTAAAGAAATTACAAAAGTATGTCTAGATGCAGGAGTAAATAAAGTAATGCCACATATTTATAATGCAGTAATAGATTCAGAAACTGGAAAAACTAAAGTAGAAGATGTAAGAAAAGTTTATGAAATGATGAAAGAGTTATTAGACTAA
- the eno gene encoding phosphopyruvate hydratase has protein sequence MTRIVDVVAREILDSRGNPTVEVDVVLECGAKGRAAVPSGASTGAYEAVELRDGDKSRYLGKGVLTAVNNVNTEIKEAILGMDAIDQVAIDRTMIELDGTPNKGRLGANAILGVSLAVAKAAAEALGMPLYKYLGGVNAKELPLPMMNILNGGSHADSAVDVQEFMIQPVGAKTFAEAMQMGCEVFHHLGKLLKKMGDSTNVGNEGGYAPAKINGTEGALDLIVEAIKAAGYEPGKDITFAIDAASSEFCKEVAPGKFEYHFTREGGVVRTSEEMVEWYAKLVEKYPIKSIEDGLGEDDWAGWQLLTAKIGDKVQIVGDDLFVTNTERLKKGIELKAGNSILIKLNQIGSLTETLDAIEMAKRAGMTAVVSHRSGETEDATIADIAVATNAGQIKTGSTSRTDRMAKYNQLLRIEQELGSMAQYNGLEVFYNIKK, from the coding sequence ATGACAAGAATAGTTGATGTAGTAGCAAGAGAAATCCTTGACTCAAGAGGAAACCCTACTGTAGAAGTAGATGTAGTATTAGAGTGTGGAGCAAAAGGAAGAGCAGCAGTTCCGTCTGGAGCTTCAACAGGAGCTTACGAAGCTGTTGAGTTAAGAGATGGAGATAAATCAAGATATTTAGGAAAAGGTGTATTAACAGCAGTTAATAACGTAAATACTGAAATCAAAGAAGCTATCTTAGGAATGGATGCTATTGACCAAGTTGCAATAGACAGAACTATGATAGAATTAGATGGAACTCCAAACAAAGGAAGATTAGGAGCTAACGCTATACTAGGAGTATCATTAGCAGTTGCTAAAGCAGCAGCAGAAGCATTAGGAATGCCTCTATATAAATACTTAGGAGGAGTAAACGCTAAAGAATTACCTCTACCTATGATGAACATCTTAAACGGAGGATCTCACGCTGACTCTGCAGTAGACGTACAAGAGTTTATGATTCAACCAGTTGGAGCAAAAACTTTTGCAGAAGCTATGCAAATGGGATGTGAAGTATTCCACCACTTAGGAAAACTATTAAAGAAAATGGGAGATTCTACTAACGTAGGAAATGAAGGAGGATATGCTCCAGCTAAAATAAATGGAACTGAAGGAGCTTTAGACCTTATCGTTGAAGCTATAAAAGCTGCTGGATATGAGCCAGGAAAAGATATCACTTTCGCAATCGATGCTGCATCAAGTGAGTTCTGTAAAGAAGTAGCACCAGGAAAATTCGAATACCACTTCACAAGAGAAGGAGGAGTCGTAAGAACTTCTGAAGAAATGGTAGAATGGTATGCTAAACTTGTTGAAAAATATCCAATCAAATCTATCGAAGATGGATTAGGAGAAGATGACTGGGCAGGATGGCAATTATTAACTGCTAAAATCGGAGATAAGGTACAAATCGTTGGAGACGACTTATTTGTAACTAACACTGAAAGACTTAAAAAAGGAATAGAGTTAAAAGCTGGAAACTCTATCTTAATAAAACTTAACCAAATCGGATCATTAACTGAAACTTTAGATGCTATCGAAATGGCAAAAAGAGCAGGAATGACTGCAGTTGTATCTCACAGATCTGGAGAAACTGAAGATGCTACAATAGCTGATATAGCTGTTGCAACAAACGCAGGACAAATCAAAACTGGATCAACTTCAAGAACTGATAGAATGGCTAAATATAACCAATTATTAAGAATTGAGCAAGAATTAGGATCAATGGCTCAATACAATGGTTTAGAAGTATTCTATAACATTAAAAAATAA
- a CDS encoding replication initiation protein, giving the protein MQKKFVDLSEKDISIQSNKKFSKKEKILLEFLLKNKEKILDNTISISILKIKKLLYLGELENILSFFQKFMEKTILYTIYRLDILERRGSFSILSSYYIEKDSIHLKFTNEFKSIFQKNSYFQKNDFETLIFLQNEYAIALYNLLKFNISINRSLEISISKLKSILNLTDSYDRFFDFEKLILKPAFKEISKVTQKNIEYKKIKNINASNSKIIGLLLEIKDINEQEKINSTNTLIQILEKNLTFLENKQEIWNLIFNTIDNKGGEYIKKNIQYTIEHSPKNNIFLFLTEALTLDYYNNRYKNKIAKFSETFKQIEHIEKKYESIAQLHSDLFKILANLKFNYLTLNPHFLKSLQNLRIVHELEYFDNDFIIFAEYNSTGNSYISLFEN; this is encoded by the coding sequence ATGCAAAAAAAATTTGTTGATTTAAGCGAAAAAGATATTTCTATACAATCAAATAAAAAATTTTCTAAGAAAGAAAAAATTCTTTTAGAATTTCTACTTAAAAATAAAGAAAAAATTTTAGATAATACTATTTCTATTTCTATTTTAAAAATAAAAAAATTACTTTATTTAGGTGAATTAGAAAATATATTGTCCTTCTTCCAAAAGTTTATGGAAAAAACTATCTTATATACTATATATAGATTAGATATCTTAGAAAGACGAGGTAGTTTTTCTATATTATCTTCTTATTATATAGAAAAAGATTCTATCCATTTAAAATTTACAAACGAATTTAAATCAATATTTCAGAAAAATTCTTATTTTCAAAAAAATGATTTCGAAACATTAATATTTCTTCAAAATGAGTATGCTATTGCTCTATATAATCTTTTAAAATTCAATATATCAATTAATCGTTCTTTAGAAATTTCAATTTCTAAATTAAAATCTATTCTAAATTTAACAGATTCATATGATAGATTCTTTGATTTTGAAAAACTAATATTAAAACCTGCATTTAAAGAAATATCTAAAGTTACCCAAAAAAATATTGAGTATAAAAAAATTAAAAACATTAATGCATCAAACTCTAAAATTATTGGATTACTTTTAGAAATAAAAGATATAAATGAACAAGAAAAAATAAACTCTACAAATACTTTAATCCAAATTTTAGAAAAAAATCTTACATTCTTAGAAAATAAACAAGAAATTTGGAATCTAATATTTAATACTATTGATAATAAAGGAGGAGAATATATAAAAAAAAATATTCAATATACTATTGAACATTCCCCTAAAAATAATATTTTCTTATTTTTAACTGAAGCCTTAACCTTAGATTATTATAATAATCGTTATAAAAATAAAATTGCTAAATTCTCTGAAACATTTAAACAAATAGAACATATAGAAAAAAAATATGAATCAATAGCTCAACTTCATTCAGATTTATTTAAAATATTAGCTAATTTAAAATTTAATTACCTTACTCTAAATCCACATTTTTTAAAATCTTTACAAAATTTAAGAATAGTCCATGAACTAGAATACTTTGATAATGATTTCATTATCTTTGCTGAATATAATTCTACTGGAAATAGTTATATTTCTCTTTTTGAAAATTAA
- the pykF gene encoding pyruvate kinase PykF, whose translation MKKTKIVCTIGPKTESVESLKTLLKTGMNMMRLNFSHGDYEEHGNRIINFRQAQKETGIRAALLLDTKGPEIRTIKLEGGKDVTIVAGQEFTITTDKTVIGNNTKVAVTYEGFARDLKVGNTILIDDGLLAFTVTEINGNEVKCIAQNGGELGENKGVNLPNVAVNLPALAEKDINDLKFGCEQGIDYVAASFIRKADDVRAVRRVLDENGGQRIGIISKIENQEGLDNFEEILALSDGIMVARGDLGVEIPVEDVPVAQKMMIKRCNEVGKVVITATQMLDSMIKNPRPTRAEVNDVANAILDGTDCVMLSGESAKGKYPVEAVTVMAKVAAKMDPLVNVKRIMDKDDITITSAVARGTADVSEELGAKVIVVATQSGRAARDMRRYFPAATILAITNDEKTANQLVISRGVVPYYDNNVETLDSFFELAEKVSVELGLAQSGDVVVATCGEKVFEVGTTNSVKVIKVK comes from the coding sequence TTGAAAAAAACTAAAATTGTTTGTACAATTGGACCTAAAACTGAATCAGTGGAAAGTTTAAAAACTCTTTTAAAAACAGGAATGAACATGATGAGATTAAACTTCTCTCATGGAGATTATGAAGAGCACGGAAATAGAATAATTAACTTTAGACAAGCTCAAAAAGAAACAGGAATAAGAGCAGCTTTATTACTAGATACAAAAGGACCAGAAATAAGAACTATAAAACTTGAAGGTGGAAAAGATGTTACAATAGTAGCAGGACAAGAATTCACAATAACTACTGATAAAACAGTTATTGGAAATAACACAAAAGTTGCAGTTACTTATGAAGGATTTGCAAGAGATTTAAAAGTAGGAAATACTATATTAATAGATGATGGATTATTAGCATTTACAGTTACTGAAATTAATGGAAATGAAGTAAAATGTATAGCACAAAATGGTGGAGAATTAGGAGAGAATAAAGGGGTTAACTTACCAAATGTAGCAGTTAACTTACCAGCATTAGCTGAAAAAGATATTAATGACCTTAAATTTGGTTGTGAGCAAGGAATAGATTATGTTGCAGCATCATTTATCAGAAAAGCTGATGATGTAAGAGCAGTAAGAAGAGTTTTAGATGAGAATGGTGGACAAAGAATTGGAATTATTTCTAAAATAGAAAACCAAGAAGGATTAGATAATTTCGAAGAAATTTTAGCTTTATCAGATGGTATTATGGTAGCTAGAGGAGATCTTGGAGTAGAAATTCCAGTAGAAGATGTACCAGTAGCACAAAAAATGATGATAAAAAGATGTAACGAAGTTGGAAAAGTAGTTATTACAGCTACTCAAATGTTAGATTCTATGATTAAAAATCCTAGACCTACAAGAGCAGAAGTAAACGACGTTGCAAACGCTATATTAGATGGAACAGATTGTGTAATGCTTTCTGGAGAGTCTGCAAAAGGTAAATATCCAGTAGAAGCTGTTACTGTAATGGCTAAAGTTGCAGCTAAAATGGATCCACTAGTAAATGTAAAAAGAATTATGGATAAAGATGATATAACAATAACTTCAGCTGTAGCAAGAGGAACTGCAGATGTAAGTGAAGAGTTAGGAGCAAAAGTTATCGTAGTAGCTACTCAATCAGGAAGAGCAGCAAGAGATATGAGAAGATACTTCCCAGCAGCTACAATACTTGCTATAACTAATGATGAGAAAACAGCTAACCAATTAGTAATTTCTAGAGGAGTTGTTCCTTACTATGATAACAATGTAGAAACATTAGACTCTTTCTTCGAATTAGCTGAAAAAGTATCAGTTGAATTAGGATTAGCTCAATCAGGTGATGTTGTAGTAGCAACTTGTGGAGAAAAAGTATTTGAAGTAGGAACTACAAACTCTGTAAAAGTAATAAAAGTAAAATAG
- a CDS encoding DUF4310 family protein has product MENRKKEFLLADISFPLLVGMACAAIFAGTHMYVVHKVGAFNEIFVVKMLDQGLNGGDYAAAAGFAAGFLIARVLEGPLVGLLDVGGSLMTGVGVGIPALLLASGIEAPVKNFPLALICGGVIGLIIGIVIIGIRKAMPEGMSASGTGIMMGAGNATGRFLGPLIILSAIQYNIPAGIGSFLGAALFYKYDRHIAGGAIIGAMLFGGLALLF; this is encoded by the coding sequence ATGGAAAATAGAAAAAAAGAGTTTTTATTAGCAGATATATCATTTCCATTATTAGTAGGAATGGCATGTGCAGCAATATTTGCAGGAACACATATGTATGTTGTTCATAAAGTAGGGGCTTTTAATGAAATATTTGTTGTAAAAATGTTAGATCAAGGATTAAATGGTGGAGATTATGCAGCAGCAGCAGGTTTTGCGGCAGGCTTTTTAATAGCTAGAGTTTTAGAGGGACCATTAGTAGGATTGTTGGATGTTGGTGGGTCTTTAATGACAGGAGTTGGAGTAGGAATACCAGCATTATTGCTAGCTTCTGGAATAGAAGCTCCTGTTAAAAATTTTCCTCTAGCTCTTATTTGTGGGGGAGTAATAGGTTTAATTATTGGAATTGTGATTATAGGGATAAGAAAGGCTATGCCTGAAGGGATGTCTGCTAGTGGAACTGGGATAATGATGGGAGCTGGAAATGCTACTGGAAGATTTTTAGGGCCATTAATTATTTTATCAGCAATTCAATATAATATTCCAGCAGGAATAGGTTCTTTTTTAGGAGCAGCTTTATTTTATAAGTATGATAGACATATAGCAGGGGGAGCTATTATAGGAGCAATGCTTTTTGGAGGACTAGCATTATTATTTTAA
- a CDS encoding DUF4311 domain-containing protein codes for MLLIIIKSLIIGFIGGAALTAGAARMFHTPNSQSMGAFRTLGELNACQGDTMAHFSFGLGFLFNSAAAVVASGALTQDVFHRVIPNFAAATLLLKNKKVEETLYDPLKMGIVGGIIGAIIVAFLNTVAFLIPASLSNIAREILSPAAAMMINPVMPIVFWLAALDAGKLTGVWATVLGGLAHMIMGNAVPGIVLGILIGQTIDESGYNKSVRIMITIVVILFIVIAYFRGFFAKLGL; via the coding sequence ATGTTATTAATTATTATAAAATCACTAATAATAGGGTTTATAGGTGGAGCAGCTTTAACAGCAGGAGCAGCTAGAATGTTTCATACACCAAATTCTCAATCAATGGGAGCTTTTCGTACATTAGGAGAATTAAATGCTTGTCAAGGAGATACAATGGCTCATTTTTCATTTGGATTAGGATTCTTATTTAATTCGGCGGCAGCAGTAGTTGCTTCAGGGGCATTAACTCAAGATGTTTTTCATAGAGTAATTCCAAACTTTGCAGCGGCAACTTTATTACTAAAGAATAAAAAAGTAGAGGAAACTTTATATGATCCTTTAAAAATGGGAATAGTTGGAGGAATAATAGGAGCTATAATAGTTGCATTTTTAAATACTGTAGCATTTTTAATACCAGCATCATTATCAAATATAGCTAGAGAAATTTTATCCCCAGCAGCAGCTATGATGATAAATCCAGTTATGCCTATTGTATTTTGGTTAGCGGCATTAGATGCAGGTAAATTAACTGGAGTTTGGGCAACAGTATTAGGGGGATTAGCTCATATGATAATGGGAAATGCCGTTCCTGGAATTGTTTTAGGAATACTAATAGGACAAACAATAGATGAAAGTGGATATAATAAATCAGTTAGAATTATGATAACGATAGTAGTAATTTTATTTATAGTTATAGCATATTTTAGAGGTTTTTTTGCAAAATTAGGTTTATAG
- a CDS encoding amidohydrolase/deacetylase family metallohydrolase — translation MKTILSGGKLLDKKNNYLFSELDILVQNGKIRKIGKNIEDSEAIVIDLKGKIISPGFIDIHVHCFPKNTAISSQPDDIGVKRGVTTIIDAGTAGAATIEIFYEEFIKKSKTRVYSNLNISSLGLRTLDELSEMKNIELNKIKEALKKYGDIIVGLKARASGSVVKENGVLPIKLGKEIAEEVNLPLVVHIGNAPPKVEDVLNFLGKGDVVTHCYNNKKNGLVREGKVISEVFSAQKRGVYFDIGHGSESFSLDIAKIAFENNFEADTISTDLYERNMATPVKSLETTINKMLYLGVDLKDCVEKVTNKPAEIFKLRELGELKVGYNGDLTIFDICDGNLELEDSVGKKIELKNYIKTEYVFIKDELIKV, via the coding sequence GTGAAAACTATTTTAAGTGGTGGAAAATTATTAGATAAAAAAAATAATTACTTATTTAGTGAACTAGATATTTTAGTACAAAATGGAAAAATTAGAAAAATAGGAAAAAATATAGAGGATAGTGAGGCAATTGTTATAGATTTAAAAGGAAAAATTATTTCGCCAGGATTTATTGACATTCATGTACATTGTTTTCCTAAAAATACTGCTATAAGTTCTCAGCCAGATGATATTGGAGTAAAAAGAGGGGTAACTACAATAATAGATGCTGGAACAGCAGGTGCAGCTACTATAGAGATATTTTATGAGGAGTTTATAAAAAAGTCTAAGACAAGAGTATATTCAAATTTAAATATATCAAGTTTAGGATTAAGAACTCTTGATGAATTAAGTGAAATGAAAAATATAGAGTTAAATAAAATAAAGGAAGCTTTAAAAAAATATGGAGACATTATAGTAGGATTAAAGGCTAGAGCAAGTGGTTCAGTAGTAAAAGAAAACGGGGTATTGCCAATAAAATTAGGAAAAGAAATTGCAGAAGAAGTAAACTTACCTTTAGTAGTACATATAGGAAATGCACCTCCTAAAGTTGAAGATGTTTTAAATTTCCTTGGTAAGGGAGATGTAGTTACACATTGTTATAATAATAAAAAGAATGGATTGGTAAGAGAAGGAAAAGTTATTTCAGAAGTATTTAGTGCTCAAAAAAGAGGAGTATACTTTGATATAGGGCATGGGTCAGAAAGCTTTTCTCTTGATATAGCAAAGATAGCTTTTGAGAATAATTTTGAAGCTGATACTATTAGCACAGATTTATATGAAAGAAATATGGCAACTCCAGTAAAAAGTTTAGAGACAACAATTAATAAAATGTTATATTTAGGAGTTGATTTAAAAGATTGTGTTGAAAAAGTAACAAATAAACCAGCAGAAATATTTAAACTAAGAGAATTAGGAGAATTAAAAGTAGGATATAATGGAGATTTAACTATTTTTGATATATGTGATGGAAATTTAGAGTTAGAAGATAGTGTAGGGAAAAAAATAGAGTTGAAGAACTATATAAAAACTGAATATGTATTTATAAAAGATGAATTAATAAAAGTATAG
- a CDS encoding DUF4312 family protein — MKEANLITEKKSMIVGEKGKTKEEAIGKIFASFRKKVQNNIDGVIIKLEPLETYLIKIKEEKKIEKFLELFMPREKTVYFIELEIKYEVKYIKI, encoded by the coding sequence ATGAAAGAGGCAAATTTAATAACTGAAAAAAAGAGTATGATAGTAGGAGAAAAGGGTAAAACAAAAGAGGAAGCTATAGGTAAGATTTTTGCCTCTTTCAGAAAAAAAGTTCAAAATAATATAGATGGAGTAATTATAAAGTTAGAACCATTAGAAACATATCTTATCAAAATTAAAGAAGAGAAAAAAATAGAAAAGTTTTTAGAACTATTTATGCCAAGAGAAAAGACTGTGTACTTTATAGAACTAGAGATAAAATATGAAGTAAAATATATAAAAATCTAA
- a CDS encoding glycine-rich SFCGS family protein → MEKEIIVVIGHRLGKGQNVAKGVEAAGGKAIVIPGMAADMKLGDVMKENNATIGISFCGSGGAGAIMAQTKHGYKATHHLRSVEAGVTAIKEGYQVVGFGFLDTEELGKRLVEEYKRVNNI, encoded by the coding sequence ATGGAAAAAGAAATAATAGTAGTGATAGGACATAGACTAGGAAAAGGACAAAATGTGGCTAAGGGAGTAGAGGCTGCTGGGGGAAAAGCTATTGTTATCCCAGGAATGGCGGCAGATATGAAGTTAGGAGATGTTATGAAAGAAAATAATGCTACAATAGGAATATCATTTTGTGGAAGTGGTGGAGCAGGAGCAATAATGGCTCAAACAAAACATGGATATAAAGCAACACATCATTTAAGATCTGTTGAAGCTGGAGTAACTGCTATAAAAGAAGGATATCAAGTTGTAGGATTTGGATTTTTAGATACTGAAGAGTTAGGAAAAAGATTGGTAGAAGAATATAAAAGAGTAAATAATATTTAA